Proteins from a genomic interval of Coccinella septempunctata chromosome 2, icCocSept1.1, whole genome shotgun sequence:
- the LOC123308026 gene encoding polyribonucleotide nucleotidyltransferase 1, mitochondrial isoform X2, translating into MLAIDGVNNPDILSINAASAALAISDIPWNGPIGAVRLGFLDNEILVNPTRKQLQHSDLNLIVSATKRNLVVMLEGNANNILMQDLLKAIKTGTKEAQHVVNSIEKLQKQYGKPKRELEAKPGVSEEVVEALQSLSEMRVKEVLQNFSLDKLQRDVALTEIRQDVLEKVKVNFPDLDPSLIGDAYNNLIVKKMFRDLIFKTDIRCDGRKLDELRKIECQVDLYKPLHGSAMFRRGQTQVFCTVTLDSSDSALKLDTLSMLTSGVKEKNFFLHYEFPPFATNEVGRVGPIGRREMGHGALAEKGLAPILPDDFPFTVRLTSEVLESNGSSSMASVCGGSLALMDAGVPVTTPAAGVAIGLVTKYNKDNKEIEDYRLLTDLLGIEDYMGDMDFKIAGTKKGITALQADIKIPGLPLKIVMESIQKATDAKTKILQIMNDTMAAPRSEKKGNWPVSEQMEVEPHKRAKLIGVGGVNMKKLFVETGVQVNYLEDNKFEIFAPSESAMEEAKEIITKLLNTEKAPELEFGGIYPATIVEIRDIGVMVKLYPEMPPALLHNSQLDQRKVAHPTALDLKVGQEIQVKYFGRDPVSGLMRLSRKVLQATPK; encoded by the exons ATGCTTGCAATTGATGGAGTGaataaccctgatattctgtcAATTAATGCTGCTTCAGCTGCACTGGCTATAAGTGACATACCTTGGAATGGGCCTATCGGGgctgttaggttaggttttttagATAATGAGATATTAGTTAATCCTACGAGAAAACAGTTACAACATTCTGATTTAAATTTGATTGTATCTGCTACAAAGAGGAATTTAGTGGTAATGTTAGAAGGCAATgcaaacaatattttgatgcaGGATTTATTAAAAGCTATAAAGACTGGTACTAAAGAAGCCCAGCATGTTGTTAATTCTATTGAGAAGCTGCAAAAACAATATGGTAAACCTAAAAGAGAGTTAGAAGCAAAGCCAGGAGTATCTGAAGAAGTTGTAGAAGCTCTTCAGTCATTATCAGAAATGAGAGTAAAAGAAGTGttacaaaatttttctttagATAAACTACAAAGAGATGTAGCTCTAACAGAGATCAGGCAGGACGTTCTGGAGAAAGTCAAGGTCAATTTTCCTGATCTTGATCCTTCTTTAATAGGGGATGCATATAATAATCTAATAGTCAAGAAAATGTTTCGTGACTTGATATTCAAAACTGATATCAGGTGTGATGGTAGAAAATTGGATGAATTACGAAAAATTGAGTGTCAGGTGGATTTATATAAACCATTACATGGAAGTGCAATGTTTAGAAGAGGACAAACACAAGTATTTTGCACAGTTACCCTTGATTCTTCAGATAGCGCTCTTAAACTGGATACTCTATCAATGTTAACTAG CGGagtgaaggaaaaaaatttctttcttcATTATGAATTTCCTCCATTTGCCACCAATGAAGTTGGAAGGGTAGGACCTATAGGACGAAGGGAAATGGGACACGGTGCTTTGGCTGAAAAAGGACTTGCACCAATTTTACCAGATGATTTTCCTTTCACTGTCAGACTCACCTCTGAAGTTCTTGAGTCAAATG GATCTAGCTCCATGGCTAGTGTTTGTGGTGGAAGCTTAGCACTTATGGATGCTGGAGTACCAGTAACGACTCCTGCAGCTGGTGTAGCTATTGGATTAGTGACAAAGTACAATAAAGATAATAAGGAAATTGAGGATTATCGCTTACTCACTGATTTACTA GGTATTGAGGATTACATGGGAGATATGGATTTCAAAATAGCTGGAACAAAAAAAGGAATTACTGCCCTTCAAGCTGACATTAAAATACCGGGCCTTCCTCTAAAAATTGTTATGGAATCGATACAAAAAGCTACAGATGCTAAGACGAAAATATTACAAATTATGAATGACACTATGGCTGCCCCAAG ATCAGAAAAAAAAGGGAATTGGCCTGTTTCTGAACAGATGGAGGTTGAGCCACATAAGAGAGCGAAATTAATTGGAGTAGGAGGAGTGAACATGAAGAAATTGTTTGTAGAAACAGGTGTTCAG GTGAATTACTTAGAGGataacaaatttgaaatttttgcgCCTAGTGAAAGCGCGATGGAAGAGGCCAAAGAAATAATCACGAAACTTCTGAATACAGAAAAAGCACCAGAATTAGAATTTGGTGGAATTTATCCAGCTACGATAGTTGAAATCAGGGATATTGGGGTAATGGTGAAGTTATACCCTGAAATGCCTCCTGCACTTTTACATAATTCACAGCTCGATCAGAGAAAG GTCGCCCATCCTACAGCTCTAGATTTGAAAGTTGGGCAGGAGATACAGGTCAAATACTTTGGAAGAGATCCGGTGTCTGGCCTTATGAGACTGTCGAGAAAAGTTCTACAAGCTACACCCAAATAA
- the LOC123308045 gene encoding armadillo repeat-containing protein 7 — protein MNQTKLIKIQNRIMFSTKEHLLKKTGPDGVGRYEFLKELITEYTTTRSLEAKKQTLANLANFAYDPINYEYFKQLHVVDLFLAQLSESDEDLLHFGLAGICNISPDPEFRDYIISLNGICLISNLLNHQKEEIVLDAITSLYFLTEELNWKELINQTIINEIKQYQEHDDSRLRNISNVCLKKWLAI, from the exons ATGAACCAAACTAAACTCATCAAAATCCAAAATAGGATTATGTTCAGTACCAAAGAACACCTCCTGAAAAAAACTGGACCTGATGGAGTAGGACGTTATGAATTCTTGAAAGAATTAATTACCGAATACACTACTACTAGGTCTTTGG AGGCTAAAAAGCAAACCTTAGCGAATCTTGCCAATTTTGCTTATGATCCCATTAATTACGAATATTTTAAACAGTTGCATGTAGTGGATCTATTCTTAGCCCAGTTATCAGAAAGCGATGAGGATCTGCTCCATTTTGGATTAGCTGGTATCTGTAATATAAGTCCAG ACCCAGAATTTCGTGACTATATCATTTCTCTGAATGGCATTTGCTTAATATCAAATTTACTCAATCATCAGAAGGAGGAGATTGTATTAGATGCCATAACttcattatattttttaacTGAAGAATTGAATTGGAAAGAATTGATCAACCAAACAATCATCaatgaaataaaacaatatCAAGAGCATGATGATAGCAGATTACGAAACATAAGTAACGTCTGCTTAAAAAAATGGCttgcaatttga
- the LOC123306804 gene encoding eukaryotic translation initiation factor 3 subunit J: MESWDDDNFEPPVIAPENPVVNKWAGEDEEEEIKDNWEDEDEDKKEEEIKVVEPVKKSKKKILSEKIAEKERMKKDDDKRIKEYEDEEEISPEERLRRQKESDLKLALETTFSTGDSLGDLPTSKDEIQEFGDNLCKKLLSMSKNAEFVNFAESLVRNLCAGLPSHDIRKIKNSLDNLYLEKQKIEKGDKAKKNKGKGKVKLKVDDPNPLSAYVNDYDDFNDFM, translated from the exons atggaGTCGTGGG ACGACGATAATTTCGAACCTCCTGTAATAGCACCTGAAAACCCAGTTGTGAATAAATGGGCTGGAGAAGATGAGGAAGAAGAAATTAAA gATAATTGGGAGGATGAAGATGAGGACAAAAAGGAAGAGGAAATTAAAGTAGTTGAACCTGTCAAGAAATCTAAAAAGAAAATTCTTAGtgaaaaaattgctgaaaaagaG CGGATGAAAAAGGATGATGATAAAAGAATAAAAGAATATGAAGACGAGGAGGAAATAAGTCCAGAGGAGAGGTTGCGCAGACAGAAGGAGTCAGATTTAAAATTAGCTCTTGAAACTACATTCTCCACAGGAGATTCTTTGGGTGATTTACCTACAAGTAAAGATGAAATTCAAGAATTTGGAGATAACCTCTGCAAGAAACTTTTATCGATGTCAAAGAATGCTGAATTTGTAAATTTCGCAGAAAGTCTTGTGAGGAATTTATGTGCAGGAT TGCCTTCTCATGATATTAGAAAGATTAAAAATAGTTTAGATAATTTATATCTAGAGAAACAGAAAATCGAAAAAGGAGATAAGGCGAAGAAAAATAAAGGAAAAGGAAAGGTGAAACTGAAAGTAGATGATCCAAAT ccTCTGTCCGCCTATGTCAACGATTATGATGATTTTAATGATTTTATGTAG
- the LOC123307353 gene encoding 60S ribosomal protein L36-like, whose translation MAPKYELAVGLHRGHKTTRITADKTKSDKIRPSRLKGRLTKHSKFVRDLVREVVGHAPYEKRAMELLKVSKDKRALKFLKRRLGTHIRAKRKREELSNILTQMRKAQAHAK comes from the coding sequence ATGGCACCTAAATATGAGTTAGCAGTTGGACTTCATAGGGGTCATAAAACAACAAGAATCACAGCGGATAAAACCAAATCTGATAAAATACGACCATCTAGGTTGAAAGGACGTTTAACTAAACATTCCAAGTTTGTAAGGGATCTTGTTCGTGAAGTAGTAGGACATGCTCCTTATGAAAAAAGGGCTATGGAATTGTTGAAGGTTTCGAAAGATAAAAGAGCACTAAAATTCTTGAAGCGACGCTTGGGAACTCATATCAGGGCTAAAAGGAAACGTGAAGAACTTTCGAATATCCTTACCCAAATGAGGAAAGCCCAGGCCCATGCTAAATAG
- the LOC123307717 gene encoding luciferin 4-monooxygenase-like has translation MGDRKYVIEGLSPMVPLPKESFGEVIYRNFLKHEEDDVALYDGYSKRKVTYYELIMQTCSLGEALRINGYAENTVIAICSENNLQYFFPVISAMYIGATVALINFDYTIEELEGNLGISKPKVVFCSEALVEKFYELKKKLIFIEKIIVIDSGDSTSKAMCLKDFIEESLDGAWTTTIATTQVDIREHVAFIMNSSGTTGLPKGVMLTHNNMNTLYVHFKDPRIHDQESVTLCVAPFFHAYGLCTTITGLMIYGSVVVFKEFEVQTFLKAVETYKVKRLFVVPPLVVFLSKSELVEEYNLSSIKEIISAAAPLKESTEREIKKRLNLNLIRQAYGLTETTFAVVFSDRKEEKWKPGSSGKVTPYMKFAIRDIDTGEFLGPYESGEVCIKGETVMKGYYNNPEATKETFTDDGWFLTGDVGYYDNEYNFYITDRIKELIKYNGFQVAPAELEALLLSHKDIQDCGVVGIPNERSGELPVAFVVKKDGSSLRETEVQDYVKRSLSQQKWLRGGVIFVDEIPKTASGKILRRKLRILAQEISRKIS, from the exons ATGGGCGATAGGAAATATGTTATTGAAGGATTATCTCCAATGGTGCCCTTGCCAAAGGAGTCTTTTGGTGAAGTGATTTACCGGAATTTCTTGAAACATGAAGAGGATGATGTAGCTCTG TACGATGGATATTCTAAGAGGAAGGTGACGTACTATGAGCTCATCATGCAGACCTGTTCATTAGGAGAAGCTTTGCGAATCAATGGATATGCTGAGAATACCGTCATTGCCATTTGCAGTGAAAATAATCTGCAGTATTTTTTTCCAGTTATATCTGCCATGTACATCGGGGCAACCGTAGCTTTAATTAATTTCGATTATACTATTGAAGAACTTGAGGGTAACTTGGGCATTTCCAAACCGAAAGTTGTCTTTTGCTCCGAAGCCTTAGTTGAAAAGTTCTACGAGTTAAAGAAGAAAttgatatttattgaaaaaatcatcgTTATTGACTCGGGTGATAGTACAAGTAAAGCTATGTGTTTGAAAGATTTTATAGAAGAAAGTTTGGATGGAGCTTGGACCACCACTATAGCTACAACGCAAGTGGACATAAGGGAACATGTAGCGTTTATTATGAACTCTTCCGGTACAACTGGATTGCCTAAAGGGGTTATGTTGACCCATAATAATATGAACACCTTATATGTACATTTCAa AGATCCTAGAATACACGATCAAGAGAGTGTTACCTTGTGCGTAGCTCCATTTTTTCACGCGTATGGATTATGTACCACTATAACAGGCTTGATGATTTATGGGTCCGTGGTTGTTTTCAAGGAATTCGAAGTGCAAACATTCTTGAAGGCTGTCGAAACCTATAAAGTCAAGAGGTTGTTCGTGGTACCTCCATTGGTAGTTTTTCTATCAAAAAGCGAATTGGTGGAAGAATATAACTTATCTTCCATCAAAGAAATAATATCTGCTGCTGCACCTTTGAAGGAATCAACAGAAAGAGAGATCAAGAAGAG GCTGAATTTAAATCTGATAAGACAAGCATACGGACTGACTGAAACGACTTTCGCAGTGGTGTTCAGTGACAGGAAGGAGGAAAAATGGAAACCAGGTTCTTCAGGAAAAGTTACCCCTTACATGAAATTTGCCATTAGGGATATAGACACCGGCGAGTTTTTGGGTCCATATGAAAGTGGAGAAGTGTGCATAAAGGGGGAGACGGTGATGAAAGGTTACTACAACAACCCAGAAGCTACAAAAGAAACTTTCACCGATGATGGCTGGTTCTTAACAGGAGACGTTGGATATTACGACAACgagtataatttttatataaCTGACCGTATAAAGGAGTTGATAAAGTACAACGGATTCCAG GTTGCTCCAGCAGAATTGGAAGCTCTTCTGTTATCACACAAGGATATTCAAGATTGTGGAGTTGTCGGCATCCCCAATGAAAGATCTGGTGAACTACCTGTTGCGTTCGTAGTAAAAAAAGACGGATCATCATTGAGAGAAACTGAAGTACAAGATTATGTAAAAA GGAGCCTATCTCAACAGAAGTGGCTGAGAGGAGGCGTTATATTCGTCGATGAAATACCAAAAACTGCGAGTGGAAAAATTTTAAGGAGAAAACTACGAATTTTGGCACAagaaatttcgagaaaaatctcATGA
- the LOC123308026 gene encoding polyribonucleotide nucleotidyltransferase 1, mitochondrial isoform X1 codes for MFLRKFRRHTNILRITKDSNSFRFFAGSSSSAEVDVSFSNGKNIRISTGQYARLADGCAVATLGDTSVMVTAVSKSKPSQSNFLPLVVDYRQKSAAAGRIPTNFFRRELGPSEKEILTSRLIDRSLRPLFPENFNCETQIICNMLAIDGVNNPDILSINAASAALAISDIPWNGPIGAVRLGFLDNEILVNPTRKQLQHSDLNLIVSATKRNLVVMLEGNANNILMQDLLKAIKTGTKEAQHVVNSIEKLQKQYGKPKRELEAKPGVSEEVVEALQSLSEMRVKEVLQNFSLDKLQRDVALTEIRQDVLEKVKVNFPDLDPSLIGDAYNNLIVKKMFRDLIFKTDIRCDGRKLDELRKIECQVDLYKPLHGSAMFRRGQTQVFCTVTLDSSDSALKLDTLSMLTSGVKEKNFFLHYEFPPFATNEVGRVGPIGRREMGHGALAEKGLAPILPDDFPFTVRLTSEVLESNGSSSMASVCGGSLALMDAGVPVTTPAAGVAIGLVTKYNKDNKEIEDYRLLTDLLGIEDYMGDMDFKIAGTKKGITALQADIKIPGLPLKIVMESIQKATDAKTKILQIMNDTMAAPRSEKKGNWPVSEQMEVEPHKRAKLIGVGGVNMKKLFVETGVQVNYLEDNKFEIFAPSESAMEEAKEIITKLLNTEKAPELEFGGIYPATIVEIRDIGVMVKLYPEMPPALLHNSQLDQRKVAHPTALDLKVGQEIQVKYFGRDPVSGLMRLSRKVLQATPK; via the exons ATGTTTCTCAGAAAATTCAGACGACATACTAATATCCTTCGAATCACTAAAGATAGTAATTCCTTTCGTTTCTTTGCTGGCAGTTCATCTTCGGCAGAAGTTGATGTCTCTTTTTCGAACGG aaaaaatataagaatttcaACTGGTCAATATGCTAGATTAGCAGACGGTTGTGCTGTTGCCACTCTTGGTGATACATCAGTGATGGTAACGGCAGTGTCCAAATCCAAACCATCTCAAAGTAATTTTCTTCCACTAGTCGTAGATTACCGACAAAAGTCTGCTGCTGCTGGAAGAATACCAACAAACTTTTTTCGCAGAGAATTAGGACCTTCTGAAAAAGAAATATTAACCTCAAGGCTCATAGATAGGAGTTTGAGGCCACtgtttcctgaaaattttaattGTGAAACACAAATCATTTGCAATATGCTTGCAATTGATGGAGTGaataaccctgatattctgtcAATTAATGCTGCTTCAGCTGCACTGGCTATAAGTGACATACCTTGGAATGGGCCTATCGGGgctgttaggttaggttttttagATAATGAGATATTAGTTAATCCTACGAGAAAACAGTTACAACATTCTGATTTAAATTTGATTGTATCTGCTACAAAGAGGAATTTAGTGGTAATGTTAGAAGGCAATgcaaacaatattttgatgcaGGATTTATTAAAAGCTATAAAGACTGGTACTAAAGAAGCCCAGCATGTTGTTAATTCTATTGAGAAGCTGCAAAAACAATATGGTAAACCTAAAAGAGAGTTAGAAGCAAAGCCAGGAGTATCTGAAGAAGTTGTAGAAGCTCTTCAGTCATTATCAGAAATGAGAGTAAAAGAAGTGttacaaaatttttctttagATAAACTACAAAGAGATGTAGCTCTAACAGAGATCAGGCAGGACGTTCTGGAGAAAGTCAAGGTCAATTTTCCTGATCTTGATCCTTCTTTAATAGGGGATGCATATAATAATCTAATAGTCAAGAAAATGTTTCGTGACTTGATATTCAAAACTGATATCAGGTGTGATGGTAGAAAATTGGATGAATTACGAAAAATTGAGTGTCAGGTGGATTTATATAAACCATTACATGGAAGTGCAATGTTTAGAAGAGGACAAACACAAGTATTTTGCACAGTTACCCTTGATTCTTCAGATAGCGCTCTTAAACTGGATACTCTATCAATGTTAACTAG CGGagtgaaggaaaaaaatttctttcttcATTATGAATTTCCTCCATTTGCCACCAATGAAGTTGGAAGGGTAGGACCTATAGGACGAAGGGAAATGGGACACGGTGCTTTGGCTGAAAAAGGACTTGCACCAATTTTACCAGATGATTTTCCTTTCACTGTCAGACTCACCTCTGAAGTTCTTGAGTCAAATG GATCTAGCTCCATGGCTAGTGTTTGTGGTGGAAGCTTAGCACTTATGGATGCTGGAGTACCAGTAACGACTCCTGCAGCTGGTGTAGCTATTGGATTAGTGACAAAGTACAATAAAGATAATAAGGAAATTGAGGATTATCGCTTACTCACTGATTTACTA GGTATTGAGGATTACATGGGAGATATGGATTTCAAAATAGCTGGAACAAAAAAAGGAATTACTGCCCTTCAAGCTGACATTAAAATACCGGGCCTTCCTCTAAAAATTGTTATGGAATCGATACAAAAAGCTACAGATGCTAAGACGAAAATATTACAAATTATGAATGACACTATGGCTGCCCCAAG ATCAGAAAAAAAAGGGAATTGGCCTGTTTCTGAACAGATGGAGGTTGAGCCACATAAGAGAGCGAAATTAATTGGAGTAGGAGGAGTGAACATGAAGAAATTGTTTGTAGAAACAGGTGTTCAG GTGAATTACTTAGAGGataacaaatttgaaatttttgcgCCTAGTGAAAGCGCGATGGAAGAGGCCAAAGAAATAATCACGAAACTTCTGAATACAGAAAAAGCACCAGAATTAGAATTTGGTGGAATTTATCCAGCTACGATAGTTGAAATCAGGGATATTGGGGTAATGGTGAAGTTATACCCTGAAATGCCTCCTGCACTTTTACATAATTCACAGCTCGATCAGAGAAAG GTCGCCCATCCTACAGCTCTAGATTTGAAAGTTGGGCAGGAGATACAGGTCAAATACTTTGGAAGAGATCCGGTGTCTGGCCTTATGAGACTGTCGAGAAAAGTTCTACAAGCTACACCCAAATAA
- the LOC123308171 gene encoding 3'(2'),5'-bisphosphate nucleotidase 1: MAQSHPLILRLLASSAVAAGRAGKIIRDIMSRGELGIVEKGKNDLQTEADRSAQRCIIASLSQQFPSLTIIGEEEPSHCEVPSDWIVTDLDQEILSKRCPNEYLEVSDKDVVVWVDPLDGTSEYAQGLLDHVTVLVGVSVKGKAVGGVIHQPYHNYQIQKDTNGRTIWGLVGLGVGGFEPASPPSNKFIVTTTRSHSDGIVQKALDALNPDEILRVGGAGHKVMLLIEGKAHAYVFASKGCKKWDTCAPEAVLTACGGKLTNIFGENYDYSKDVEYPNKKGVFATAKGIDHGSLVKKIPEEVLNALS; encoded by the exons ATGGCACAAAGTCATCCTCTAATATTACGATTGCTTGCCTCTTCCGCTGTAGCAGCTGGAAGAGCTGGTAAAATTATTAGGGATATTATGAGCAGAGGTGAACTAGGAATTGTTGAAAAA GGAAAAAATGACTTACAAACAGAAGCTGATCGTTCAGCTCAAAGATGTATAATAGCATCATTATCACAACAATTTCCAAGTTTAACAATAATTGGTGAAGAAGAGCCAAGTCATTGTGAG GTGCCTAGTGATTGGATTGTGACTGATCTTGATCAGGAAATATTGTCCAAGAGGTGCCCGAATGAATATTTGGAAGTTTCTGATAAAGATGTCGTTGTTTGGGTTGATCCCCTAGATGGGACATCTGAATATGCACAG GGTCTTTTGGACCATGTTACTGTCCTTGTTGGTGTGAGTGTTAAGGGTAAAGCAGTTGGGGGTGTTATTCATCAACCATACCATAATTACCAAATTCAGAAAGATACAAATGGACGAACTATCTGGGGATTAGTTGGTTTGGGTGTTGGAGGTTTCGAACCAGCTTCACCACCTTCAAACAAGTTCATAGTAACAACAACTAGGTCACATTCAGATGGAATTGTGCAGAAGGCACTAGATGCACTTAATccagatgaaattttgagagttGGAGGAGCAGGCCATAAG GTTATGTTGCTCATCGAAGGCAAAGCTCATGCATACGTTTTCGCAAGTAAAGGTTGTAAAAAATGGGATACTTGCGCCCCTGAAGCCGTTTTGACTGCTTGTGGTGGAAAATTGACTAACATATTTGGAGAGAATTATGATTATAGTAAAGATGTCGAATATCCGAACAAGAAGGGGGTCTTTGCCACAGCTAAAGGTATCGATCACGGGAGTTTGGTGAAAAAAATTCCTGAAGAAGTGTTGAACGCTTTATCCTAa
- the LOC123307716 gene encoding luciferin 4-monooxygenase-like, whose amino-acid sequence MCDRSNIIEGLPPIIPLPEVSFGEVIHQSFLQHEDEDVALYDGYSKRKVTYYELIRQTCSLAEALRINRYDENSVIAICSQNNLQYFFPIISAMYIGATVALVNFDYTVEELEGSLGISKPKVVFCSEALVEKFYELKKKLIFIEKIIVIDSGDSTAKAVCLRDFIEESLDGAWTSTIATTPVDIREHVAFIMNSSGTTGLPKGVMLTHNNMNTLYAHFKDPRIHDQESVTLCVAPFFHAYGLCTTITGLMIYGSVVVFKEFEVQTFLKAVETYKIKRLFVVPPLVVFLSKSELVEEYNLSSIKEIISAAAPLKESTEREIKKRLNLNLIRQAYGLTETTFAVVYSGREEEKWKPGSSGKVTPYMKFAIRDIDTGEFLGPYESGEVCIKGEMVMKGYYNNPEATKHTFTDDGWFLTGDVGYYDNEYNFYITDRIKELIKFNGFQVPPAELEALLLSHTEIRDCGVVGLPDERSGELPVAFVVRKDGSSLKEIEVQDFVRRRISQNKWLRGGVIFVDEIPKTASGKILRRKLRILAQEVLMGKK is encoded by the exons ATGTGCGACAGATCGAATATCATAGAGGGATTACCTCCAATTATTCCCTTGCCAGAGGTCTCTTTTGGTGAAGTTATTCACCAAAGTTTTTTGCAACATGAAGACGAGGATGTAGCTTTG taTGATGGATACTCTAAGAGGAAGGTGACTTACTATGAGCTCATTAGGCAGACTTGTTCACTAGCAGAAGCTCTGCGCATCAATAGATATGATGAAAATTCTGTTATTGCCATCTGCAGTCAAAACAATCTGCAATATTTTTTCCCAATTATATCAGCCATGTACATCGGAGCAACAGTAGCTTTAGTTAATTTCGATTACACAGTCGAAGAACTTGAGGGTAGCTTGGGCATTTCCAAACCAAAAGTTGTCTTTTGCTCCGAAGCCTTAGTTGAAAAGTTCTACGAGTTAAAGAAGAAATtgatatttatcgaaaaaatcatCGTTATTGACTCGGGTGATAGTACTGCTAAAGCTGTATGTTTAAGAGATTTTATAGAAGAAAGTTTGGATGGGGCTTGGACCTCCACTATAGCTACAACGCCAGTGGACATAAGGGAACATGTAGCGTTTATTATGAACTCTTCCGGTACAACTGGATTGCCTAAAGGTGTTATGTTGACCCATAATAATATGAACACCTTATATGCACACTTCAA AGATCCTAGAATACATGACCAAGAGAGTGTTACCTTGTGCGTAGCTCCATTTTTTCACGCCTATGGATTATGTACCACTATAACAGGCTTGATGATTTATGGTTCCGTGGTCGTTTTCAAGGAATTCGAGGTCCAAACATTCTTGAAGGCTGTCGAAACCTATAAAATCAAGAGGTTGTTCGTGGTACCACCATTGGTAGTTTTTCTATCAAAAAGCGAATTGGTGGAAGAATATAACTTATCTTCCATCAAGGAAATAATATCTGCTGCTGCACCTTTGAAGGAATCAACAGAAAGAGAGATCAAGAAGAG GCTGAATTTGAATCTGATAAGACAAGCGTACGGACTGACCGAAACGACTTTCGCTGTAGTGTACAGTGGCAGGGAAGAGGAAAAATGGAAACCAGGTTCTTCAGGAAAAGTTACCCCTTACATGAAATTTGCCATTAGGGATATAGACACCGGCGAGTTTTTGGGTCCATATGAAAGTGGAGAAGTGTGCATAAAGGGGGAGATGGTGATGAAAGGTTACTACAACAACCCAGAAGCTACAAAACATACTTTCACCGATGATGGCTGGTTCTTGACAGGAGACGTTGGATATTACGACAACGAGTACAATTTTTATATAACTGACCGTATAAAGGAGTTGATCAAGTTTAACGGATTTCAG GTCCCACCAGCAGAACTGGAAGCTTTACTGTTATCTCACACAGAAATTCGGGACTGTGGAGTTGTTGGACTGCCAGACGAAAGATCTGGTGAACTACCTGTTGCATTCGTAGTTCGAAAAGATGGATCTTCATTGAAGGAAATCGAAGTACAAGATTTTGTAAGAA GACGAATATCCCAAAACAAATGGTTGAGAGGAGGTGTTATATTCGTTGATGAAATACCGAAAACAGCTAGTGggaaaattttgagaagaaaactCAGAATTCTGGCGCAAGAAGTTTTAATGGGAAAAAAGTAA